TAGAAGATCACCTGCAGTGGTGCCACAACTGCTATGTCATCTGCAATACCACCAAGAAGACGATCGAAATCTACCGTGATTCCACTCTGTACGAGCTTCCCGACGACCTGAGAACCCGGCTTCGATCGGCGATTGTGACCAAGTGTCACGACAGGAAGAAGGGGCCGCAATAGATCCGCTCCATTCCCTTTTTGGGCAAACGCAAATTACGTAGTCTGCCCGGCTAGTCGCTCTTTTCCCAATTGCGTATCCTGAAGAATCGTAAGGATTTTCTTGGCGAAACCTAAAGCAGCCACTCGGAATCTAAATTTTCGGGTGGAAACACCACGCGAGATGTGGTGTTTATAGGGATAGGAAGGCTGCGACGCCATGTTAGGTAGGTTGTTGGATTCCTTCTTCGGGTGCTGGCACCGCCACTACAGCTTTCCGATATCGGTGAGGGCTGGACAGCGGCGCACGGGAGCGGCCGCTCTGACGGGGACCTACGTGGTATGCCTGGACTGCGGAAGAGAATTTCCTTATGACTGGAGTCAGCTGAAGGTAGTCTCAGCTTCGCGCAAACAAGCTGCGGGAATCGCAGAACCGGTTCAGTCGTACGCTTCGAAGTGAATGGTAAATCTGCAACTTGTTACCGGGTACAGTTCGCATCGGTTAATCTGAAGATCGCAAAACCTTCCCGAAACTGTCGAATCCGCTCTCCTCTTATCAACCTGAAAAATCATTTGAAAGTCAGAGATGAAGAGCAAAAAGGCGCTCATTAGCGGTTCCCGCTGCTGTACTGATAACCCGCTCCCCCCTGTACTATTGCCCGCTGCCTGCTCTGCTTTGACATTCCGTATAATTCTGTTTCCTTGCTGAGGCTCCCCCTTGTCGCATCTTGACCGCTGCATTCGGGAAGTTGCGCTTCTGCATGAATCGAACCGGATCATCCTGTCCACAGGAGATCTGGACACGGTGCTGCATCAGATTCTGCTGATCGTGCGTAACTACTTCTCAGTTTTTAGCTGCGGGATTTTCCTACGCGACGAAGCTGGTCAGGAACTCTATTTGCGGGCCGGGCTCGGCTATGGCCAGACCGGGCTTCGCGTGCGTATTGGTGTGGACGGGGTGGTCGGTCAGGTGGCACAAACTGGGGAGATGATTTATCTAGCCGACGTTACCCGCGAACCCAGATACATTGCCGGTAATCCTCAGGTCAGAAGCGAACTGGCGTTGCCTTTGCTAGTGCGCAATGAAGTCTTCGGGGTTCTAGACATCGAAAGCGAACAGCCTGACAGCTTCTCCGAAGGAGACATTCAACTGCTCAATGCTTTTGCCAGCCAGGCAGCAATCGCCATTGAAAATACCCGACTGTACACCGCCGAGCGTCGACGCATGCATCAAATCGAACTCCTAAACCTGATTGCGCGCTCGGCGACATCCGCGGCAAGTACCCACAGTCTGCTGGCTAGTATCACTGATCTGGTTCACGACAGCTTCGATTCTGCCAATGTCGCTATGCTGCTGGCGGAATCAGATGGCACCCTCAGCCTGAAGACCAAGGCGGGGGCGCGCGAACCCGCCCGCTTGCGCTTTACCAAAGGGCAGCGCCAGGCGTTGTTGGGCTCCAGCGACCTATGGCTGGACACTTCAGCGCAGAAAGAAAAGTGGCCGGGAGTGTTTGGAGAACCGGCGCAGGAGTTGGATATCCCGCTGGTCTGTGTTGGCGAGATACTGGGCCTCCTGGCTATCGCACCGCCCGAGTCCAGGCCATTCACCGCCGATGATCGCTCTATAGCGCAGGCAACCGCCGACGTCAGCGCCACAGCGATTCGCAACATGCGGCTTTCGGAAGAGCTGACGCGCGTTGCTCATACGGACTTTCTCACGGGCGTTTACAATCAGCGCTATTTTCATGTGACGCTCGCCCATGAACTGGCACGCTCGCGGCGTTACAAGAAGAACTGCGGCATCGGCATGCTCGACCTGGAGAGCTTTCGGCTGGTGAATTCGGAGGTCGGCTTCGATCGCGGCGACGAACTTTTGCGTGATCTCGCTCGTGCCTTGCAGAAGCGCACGCGCAGTAACGATGTGGTTTGTCGCTATGCAGGAGACCGCTTCGCCATGATTTTCCCTGAAATCGGCACCCAAGGCGCGTCCACAGTGATGGAAAAAGTGCTCTCGGCGGTGGGGACCACCACTTACGGCCGCGAGAAGAAGCCACTGCAGGCTGCCTGGGGGATGAGTATCTTTCCCACTGACGGCGACAGCGAAGTAGAGCTGGTTCGCAGCGTGCTGGAGCGCGTTCGGGAAGCCAAGCGCTCACGGGTGGCAGCTTCGTCTTGAGCGTGCCTTGGTTCGACTAAATTCCAGGTTAGCGCCGAGACTGTGCGGCGCTAACTGGGACATCCGCGTACCACCTTCTACCTATTGCTGGTTTTCATCAACCTGATGTCCGGCCGGCAAGAAATAGTTTCTTGTAATGTGGCGTGCCACTTTGCGCCCGATGTTGTTTCCATCAAGAACCGAGTGCAAGTAGTGCATGCCACCGAAGATCCGGGCCAGGTCCACTTCCGCAACTACGTCCTGAAAACTGTGGAAGGAATGCGCGTTGTGGGTAACGGCACTATCCACCGAGTACTCGACGCGATCGGTCCCAAAGAAATGGGCCAACACATCCATGGCTGCGGCAGTGTAGCAGCCGTGGGCGGCAGGATATTCTGGATGTCCCGGTGTGGGAGCGAGAGGCTCCCAGTTGGGATCCGCAATGGTGTCCAGATTGCCGTCGGTATCGCCGGCTCGTATGGCTGTGACGGGACGCCAGAACGCAAAGTGATACTTGGCATTGAAGCAAGCAATAAGGGAATCCGCGACAGCCAAGTCCACGATGGCAAAGAGGCGGGCGGTATCGGCGGTTCCGAGATGCTGTTGCGCGGCCAGCTTCCGCCACGAGTTGCTGTATTGCGTGATGGTGTTATCGCTCCAGAACAGCCCAATGTCCGTCTGCCGCGGTGTACGTACGGAGCTGTTCTTGGCGCCGAAAATCTTGGTCAGGTTGTAATTGAAAGCCCACTCCTCGCTGTTTAACGGCGGGGGGCCATCGCTGGGCAGGAATTGCGAGGGACTCGCGAGCGTGAAGGGCACCATCTGTGCCATCCAAGGGGCGACTGGAGGCGGGAAGCTCGGCGGAACAGGCTCCCAAATCCCCGGCCCGTGCCCAGGAACATACACAATCGGTGCCTCAATACCGTCGTTGGCACGGATTGCAATCCATGCCGCGGCTACCGCTTGTCCGACCTGCACACCTTCGTCTTTAGCGGGGCCGTCCGGAATGGCAGCCAGTGATGCGGCAAGTGCCTTGTCCAGATCGCCTTTTTGTGCCTGGAAGTAATGGACTAGCACATCATGCGCCGCTGCTGCCGCGGCAGCATCCTTGGAGGCGTTTGGCGACGCTTTGTAGGGGACAGCAAACGGTGTGTAGCGGCCATCGATAGCATTCACAGCATCGTAGACTGCCAGCGACTCATAGGCGAAATAGACCGTGCCTGTCGGCGGTCCTTTCTTCGCAACGCTGACGATCGTGTTCAAGGCTATGGCATCCCAGTCAGCCACCGCGTTCTGGGCAACGGCTAGGCAGCTGAGCAACAACACGGCAAGCATGGAACTAAGTCCGCATCTCAAGCCGGCTTTCATGGGCATTCTCCTTTCGGTGCAACGCACATTTGCATCAAGGCGGGGGGCAGCACTCGCGAACGAGTGGCGGCATCATGGCGAGCAGTGGGGGGACCGTCCATAGCGGGGCGTGTGTCGCGGTGTTAATTTTTGTGTCGCGCCAAGTTGTTGAAGAAATTTGCAGAAATTTGCAGTTAGATTGGTATCTAGCGGGTGTAGAATCTGCGCACTCCCTTCCCGGTGCACGCATGGCTTCCGAACCAATCAGAGTGCAGGAGCCGGTCAGGTTCGGCGAAGACTTCGAGCTTGATGTTCCCGGTCGCAGACTATGCCGCCGCGGTCATACGGTGAAGATAGAGCGCATCCCGCTGGAAATTCTGGTTCAGCTGGTCGAGCACCGGGGTGAGATCGTCACCCGCGACGAAATCGTCACCAATGTGTGGGGCAAGGGAGTTTTCCTCGATACCGACAACAGCATCCGCGGCGCCATCCGCAAGATTCGACAGGTCCTAAAGGACGATCCCGAAGATCCGCAATTCATACAGACGGTGACAGGACAGGGATACCGCTTTATAGCGCCCGTCGTCAGTCCTGGAGAAGAAAGCCGCATTTCGGGTTCCGACGAGGCAGAGAAGGAGCTAAAGACGCCCCCAGTGGGCGCACCAAAGATTCCCCATCCGCATCGCTGGGGTGTTGTTCTAATTGGACTGCTCATCGTACTGGTGCTCGTGGCAGGGATCTTCTATCGCTGGAAGAAGCACTACCTCCCCGAAGCTAAAATCGAATCCATTGCCGTCTTGCCGCTAGACAATCTTTCCGGCGATCCCTCGCAAGAATATTTCGTCGATGGAATGACCGATGCGCTGATCACGGATCTGGCGAAAGTTGGCTCCTTGCGGGTAATTTCGCGCACTTCGATGATGCAATATAAGGGATTGCGGAAACCACTGCCCCAAATTGCCCGTGAACTCAACGTTGATGCTGTGGTGGAAGGTTCTGTAGTGCGCTCAGGCAACCATGTTCGCATTACAGCTCAATTGATCAATGCTTATTCCGATCAGCACTTGTGGGCCGAGAGTTATGAGCGGGATCTGAGCGATATTCTGAGGCTGCAGAGCGAGATCGCGCAGGCAATTGTTCAACGGGTGCGCGTCCAATTGACTCCCCAACAGCAGATGCGATTGGGCGCGGCTTTAGCGGTGGATCCTGAAGCCTATGAGGCTTATCTCAAGGGTCGTTATTACTGGAACCAACGGACTGCGGACAGCCTGCAGAAGGCATCGGCTTACTTCCAGCAGGCGATAGACAAGGATCCAGCTTATGCCGCGGCCTACTCGGGATTGGCCGACTGCAACAGTGGACTGACGTGGCACGGGTTCAGATCTCCGGACGAGGCGCTTCCGAAGGCTTACGCAGCGGCCCTCAAATCCATTGAAATTGACCCACAGTCTGCAGAAGCTCATGCCTCGCTGGGTCTGGTTCTTCACCACAGGTGGGATTGGCCAAGGGCCGAAGCAGAGTTCAGGCGCGCGATCGACTTGGACCCTCAGTATGCAAATGCTCACCATTGGTACGGAGACTATCTGTCGGTAAGGGGGCGGCACGACGAGGCGCTTTTGGAGGCCAAGGAGGCATTGAGACTTGACCCACTCAATCGCATGATTGGCACTTGGGTAGCGCTTCGATACTATCTCGCCCGCAACTACAATGCCGCAATTGAACAAAGCCGGAATACAGTTGACTTGGATTCAAACTTCGCAGCTGCTCACCTGCTACTCGGTGAGAACTACGTGCAAACAGGGCTCTACAAAGAAGGCCTCGCTGAGCTTGAGAGAGCGGCCAAACTTTCCGGAAACAGCCCGATTTATCTGGCCCAAGTGGCGGTCGCTCACGCCGCGGTAGGGAGGAAGCCCGAGGCTCTTCGGATTGTCGCTCAGCTGCAAAAGATTTCTAGCGAGTGCTACGTATCGCCCTACGGGTTGGCGCAAGTCTACGCTGCCCTGAATGACAAAGAGCAGACATTCAAGTGGCTTCAGGCTGCCCTTGATGATCGCGCCGTGTGGATGTCGTATCTCGCCGTCGATCCCGTGTTCGACAATTTGCGCTCGGATCAGCGCTTCCAGGATTTGTTACGTCAGGTTGGCATGCAGCCGTGAACATGGGGGGATCGATCAGGTGAGTTCAGAACTATCTTCGGTGTAGGTTGAGCGGGTGAGGTCAAAGGTATCAGGGACAAAGTCAGAAGTAGGATGGGGTGATCCGAAGAAGTTCGAGCCCAGCACTTCTCTCTTCACCCGATCTCAGTTCGTGCCTGGACTTTACTCCTGGTCGCGCCGCTTCAGAGTCGGGCGATCGTCGTCGCTGGTGTCGGTCTTATTTGGGGTCTTGTTGTCGCCAGCGTTGGAAGTGCGCCGCAGCGTGGGGGCGGTCGCGTCCTTGTTGTCGATCACCTTGTGACGGTTCTCCAGTTTCGCCAGGCGCCCCTTCACATCGTCGAACTCGGAAGTGCTGACAACGTAGGTATCCCGTCCCGGAAGGATCTTCTTAATCTCCTCCTGGCTCTTCTCGATGCGGTCGGGCGTGGGCGGATGGGTGGAGAACGCTTTCGCCAGGGTTCCTGGCTTCTTCTTTTCCTTGGCCTCGATCTTCTCGAAGAAGGAGATGAACGCCTGCGGATCGTATCCCGTCTTGTACATATATTGCAGTCCGAGATAGTCGGCTTCCGCCTCGAATCCGCGAGAGAAACTCAGGAACGTCAGCGGCATAGCAAATCCGGCGGCGCTGCTGATGGCATATCCCAATCCACCGCCAACGAAGATCAGCGGTATGGTCGCCAGGTTCGCGATCTGCCCGCGAGTCATCTGGCGGGTGGCGTGTCGGGCAGCAACGTGTGCGATTTCATGCGCCATTACTCCGGCCAGTTCGGCTTCGTCATCAGCGGCCAGAATCAATCCGGAATTCACGTAGAAGAATCCACCGGGGAGAGCGAAGGCATTCACTTCGTCGGAATCGATGACTTTAATGGTGAAGGGGACCTTGGCATCGGAGTTGCGGACCAGGTTCTGCCCGATGCGATTCACATACTCATTCACAACGGGGTCTTGCACCATTTTGGCTGAAGCTTCGATCTGCTGGGCGTATTGCTTGCCGAGCTGGATTTCGTGCTCCAGCGAGTACCAGTCACCCATGCTCTTGCCGCCGCCGACTTTGCGGTTCCCGATGGCGTCGACGTCATCTTTGCTGCCGTCGTGCTTGCCCTGAGTCTGGGAACTCTGCGAAGTCGTGTCCTGCGGCGGAGGAGCAGGCGGCGGAGTGTCCTGGGTGAGCGCAAAGGGGGCAAAACAAAACATCAGAACGGCTGCCAAGATATATGCGCGCGACTTCATACGAGGCTCCATGGAATTACTGATTCGCCGTGCATCCGATGAATTCATTATATGCTGGGACCCGGCCGGCGATTCCGACGCGACGGTACACTACCCTGACTCATTAGACGCCCGGAACCACCATTGGGTTACCCGGGAACCGATACTTTACACGGTAGTTACAATTGCCGGGAGTGATCAAGCGTGAGCAATAGGTTGGTTCACCCATGTACTTTCGGCAAGCTCCGCAGGAGCGCCGTTAAGCCTTCTTTTACGCACGTCTCCAGGTCGTGATCCGTGTCGATGACGGTTTTTTCCCGCTCGATAGGCTCGAAGCGCGCTTTTACGGTCAGATAGAGTTCAAAATCACGGTTTGCCGCCGGGTGCTCGTCCTCGTCAAGCCGCTTTTTGGCCGTGGTTTCCGAGCAGATGCACTCCAGAATGCGCCAGGGAGTGTGCAGGCGGTTGGCGAAGCGAATCACATCGTCAGTCTGGTAGCGTCGCGAGAATGGGCGGCCATCCAGGAAAATCACGCGGTCGGGATTAAGGCGGAGCAGGTAATCTGCGGTAAGCAGCATGATGTGCTGGCAGAAATCGTCCTGCTCGGTGGAGAACTCGATGTCGGCGGCAGGGAAGAGGGCGGCCCGGACCTGGTCCTTATCCAACACAACGCCGTTTGTCCGCCTGGCGAGCTCGCGTGCCAGCGTGCTCTTGCCCGTCCCCGGTAGCCCAGCCAACAGAACGATCATGGGATGAAAGTTGGGTGAGTGCACTCAGTACAGCACTGAGGGAAGCCATGCTCCCGCCGGCTCGTTGTACAGCCCAAGGCTCATGAGGGTCATAGGTTGAACCACGCGCAGGCCTTGATTGAGGCACCAGCGAAACAGCTCCGCATTGCGCGTCGGCACCAGAATGCCCGGGCCGACGAACTGTGGCGCATCGGCAATCAGCGCCTGGATTTCGCGATTGCTTTCGCCCACGGCGTGGTCAAAAAATCCCAGCCCGTTAGCGTAGCCGGAAATTCTGCCGCTATATTCCACGATTTTTGCGGTTCCGCGTTTGATGGCGGCCACTAATTCTCCGCCGCGATGGTGCCCGTGCACGCGATAGCACAGGTGATTGCATTCCTCGACATCGGCGTCCTCGGCGTGGCGTACCCGATAGCCATCGAATCGCGTGTTGAGCGCGGCTCCCTGCATCACCGAAAGCGGCTCGCGCGCATCGAACCCCAGCTTGGCATATAGCGATAGAGAGCGGTTATGGAAGGCGGTCTGAACCAAGCGCACTCCGGGGGCTTGTTTTTCTGTGGCACGCTCGAGAACGGCAATCATAAGACGCCGGCCGATACTTCGATCCTGGACCTTAGGATCGACGGTGATCGGCCCCACCCCGGCGATCACGCCGCGTTCGTCCAGGCAATTGCTGCCCACGATGCGCCCGTCCACTTCCGCAACCACGGCGTAAAAGGTAGGGGTCGAAAACATCATCGACAAGACCGCCACGGGAATATCCGGGGAAGGGAAGTCGGGCGGGAAGCCGTGCTTTTCAGAAATTGTCTTGAAGGCCTCATAGCAGATACGGCCGCAGATTTCTGCATCCTCCGGCTTCGCGCGGCGCACAGTTACGTTTCGATGGATTTCAAGACTGGGACTTGCGACCGCCTGGCGGTGAGCTGCCATGAGTGTTCTCCTTTAGAGCTCCAATCAGGTTAAATCAAGAACGCAATGCTGTCTGGGATCAGGTTCCCTCTGTCGAAGGGGTTCTTCCATCCGGCCGGCAGGAAGCTAAGACCAAGAGATTGTGATCCACGACACCGCACAGGCGGA
This genomic stretch from Terriglobales bacterium harbors:
- a CDS encoding vanadium-dependent haloperoxidase, producing the protein MKAGLRCGLSSMLAVLLLSCLAVAQNAVADWDAIALNTIVSVAKKGPPTGTVYFAYESLAVYDAVNAIDGRYTPFAVPYKASPNASKDAAAAAAAHDVLVHYFQAQKGDLDKALAASLAAIPDGPAKDEGVQVGQAVAAAWIAIRANDGIEAPIVYVPGHGPGIWEPVPPSFPPPVAPWMAQMVPFTLASPSQFLPSDGPPPLNSEEWAFNYNLTKIFGAKNSSVRTPRQTDIGLFWSDNTITQYSNSWRKLAAQQHLGTADTARLFAIVDLAVADSLIACFNAKYHFAFWRPVTAIRAGDTDGNLDTIADPNWEPLAPTPGHPEYPAAHGCYTAAAMDVLAHFFGTDRVEYSVDSAVTHNAHSFHSFQDVVAEVDLARIFGGMHYLHSVLDGNNIGRKVARHITRNYFLPAGHQVDENQQ
- a CDS encoding GAF domain-containing protein — protein: MSHLDRCIREVALLHESNRIILSTGDLDTVLHQILLIVRNYFSVFSCGIFLRDEAGQELYLRAGLGYGQTGLRVRIGVDGVVGQVAQTGEMIYLADVTREPRYIAGNPQVRSELALPLLVRNEVFGVLDIESEQPDSFSEGDIQLLNAFASQAAIAIENTRLYTAERRRMHQIELLNLIARSATSAASTHSLLASITDLVHDSFDSANVAMLLAESDGTLSLKTKAGAREPARLRFTKGQRQALLGSSDLWLDTSAQKEKWPGVFGEPAQELDIPLVCVGEILGLLAIAPPESRPFTADDRSIAQATADVSATAIRNMRLSEELTRVAHTDFLTGVYNQRYFHVTLAHELARSRRYKKNCGIGMLDLESFRLVNSEVGFDRGDELLRDLARALQKRTRSNDVVCRYAGDRFAMIFPEIGTQGASTVMEKVLSAVGTTTYGREKKPLQAAWGMSIFPTDGDSEVELVRSVLERVREAKRSRVAASS
- a CDS encoding winged helix-turn-helix domain-containing protein, which translates into the protein MASEPIRVQEPVRFGEDFELDVPGRRLCRRGHTVKIERIPLEILVQLVEHRGEIVTRDEIVTNVWGKGVFLDTDNSIRGAIRKIRQVLKDDPEDPQFIQTVTGQGYRFIAPVVSPGEESRISGSDEAEKELKTPPVGAPKIPHPHRWGVVLIGLLIVLVLVAGIFYRWKKHYLPEAKIESIAVLPLDNLSGDPSQEYFVDGMTDALITDLAKVGSLRVISRTSMMQYKGLRKPLPQIARELNVDAVVEGSVVRSGNHVRITAQLINAYSDQHLWAESYERDLSDILRLQSEIAQAIVQRVRVQLTPQQQMRLGAALAVDPEAYEAYLKGRYYWNQRTADSLQKASAYFQQAIDKDPAYAAAYSGLADCNSGLTWHGFRSPDEALPKAYAAALKSIEIDPQSAEAHASLGLVLHHRWDWPRAEAEFRRAIDLDPQYANAHHWYGDYLSVRGRHDEALLEAKEALRLDPLNRMIGTWVALRYYLARNYNAAIEQSRNTVDLDSNFAAAHLLLGENYVQTGLYKEGLAELERAAKLSGNSPIYLAQVAVAHAAVGRKPEALRIVAQLQKISSECYVSPYGLAQVYAALNDKEQTFKWLQAALDDRAVWMSYLAVDPVFDNLRSDQRFQDLLRQVGMQP
- a CDS encoding M48 family metallopeptidase, translating into MKSRAYILAAVLMFCFAPFALTQDTPPPAPPPQDTTSQSSQTQGKHDGSKDDVDAIGNRKVGGGKSMGDWYSLEHEIQLGKQYAQQIEASAKMVQDPVVNEYVNRIGQNLVRNSDAKVPFTIKVIDSDEVNAFALPGGFFYVNSGLILAADDEAELAGVMAHEIAHVAARHATRQMTRGQIANLATIPLIFVGGGLGYAISSAAGFAMPLTFLSFSRGFEAEADYLGLQYMYKTGYDPQAFISFFEKIEAKEKKKPGTLAKAFSTHPPTPDRIEKSQEEIKKILPGRDTYVVSTSEFDDVKGRLAKLENRHKVIDNKDATAPTLRRTSNAGDNKTPNKTDTSDDDRPTLKRRDQE
- a CDS encoding ATP-binding protein, with translation MHSPNFHPMIVLLAGLPGTGKSTLARELARRTNGVVLDKDQVRAALFPAADIEFSTEQDDFCQHIMLLTADYLLRLNPDRVIFLDGRPFSRRYQTDDVIRFANRLHTPWRILECICSETTAKKRLDEDEHPAANRDFELYLTVKARFEPIEREKTVIDTDHDLETCVKEGLTALLRSLPKVHG
- a CDS encoding GNAT family N-acetyltransferase; translation: MAAHRQAVASPSLEIHRNVTVRRAKPEDAEICGRICYEAFKTISEKHGFPPDFPSPDIPVAVLSMMFSTPTFYAVVAEVDGRIVGSNCLDERGVIAGVGPITVDPKVQDRSIGRRLMIAVLERATEKQAPGVRLVQTAFHNRSLSLYAKLGFDAREPLSVMQGAALNTRFDGYRVRHAEDADVEECNHLCYRVHGHHRGGELVAAIKRGTAKIVEYSGRISGYANGLGFFDHAVGESNREIQALIADAPQFVGPGILVPTRNAELFRWCLNQGLRVVQPMTLMSLGLYNEPAGAWLPSVLY